The sequence TCGCGGTGTCCACGACCCATTCCGGATCGGCGCCATAGCCGACGAAGTCACCAAGCAGGATGAAGCGCTGCGCGCCCTTCGCGCGGGCCAGCTTCAGGCACGCCTCGAACGCCTGCCGGTTGCCGTGGATATCCGAGAAGACAGCTAGCAGCACGCACCCTCCACCCTCAAAACCTTATCGGAACGCGATAAGGCCAAATTGAGAGACGTCAAGGAGGACCTATTGCTCGTCCTTGGGCGGCATCCGTGGGGGCGGCAACGGGGTGAACACGGCGCCTTCCGCGCCGGCCGGTGGAGCGGTGAATTCGCCGGTCGAGGAATCGCCGCCGGTGGTTTCCAGAATGGTCTTCGGCGTCACATATTCCCGGACCAGGTCGATCAGGCTGCCATCGCCGCCACCGAAATCGGCGGCACGGCCGCCTTGCGGATGTCCGGCCGCGATCTCGTTCTGCGCCGCATGGGTCTTGTCGGCCAGCCTGTCGTCGTAGGGCACCCGGAACGCTCGGGGAATGCCGCTCGGGCGATTGTCCTCGTCGAGCGCCTCGACCCACAGATAGATCGAGCCGGGATCGCCTTGCAGCGAATGCGGCTCGACGATACGGGCCTGAAGCAGCTTGAAAGCGGTCGGCATCCGCTCGGAGCTGGCCCAGCCGAGCAGCCCGCGCATCTCGGTGAAGCTGACCACATAGAAGGCGCTGGTGATGACGACCGCCACAGCCTTCAGCGACCAGTGCAGCCGCCCATAGACGAGCACGACCAGCAGCAGCGCGCCAATCACGGCATAGGCGACCGACAAGGTGAGGATGACCGTTTGAAGGCTAGTCACGGCGGATCCTTGCAGTGTTCTTGCTCACGCCGGTTCTCGGGTCGAGATCGCCGCCGTTGCGCCAGCTGCTGCGGAACGTCTCCAGCAGCGATTTCGGCCGCTGGTCCACATTGACGACCTTGCCTTCGTCATCGATCCGGAATCGCACCGCGGTCTTCTCGTCGCCTGTGTGATCGAGCGTGAACTTGTTGTCGAAGACCACCTGCGCGGTCGGATTGAGCTTTTGCACCTTCACACTGGCTGTGACGGGTGAGCCTGTCGTCGCCACGAAATGCGAGACATTGACGGTGTATTCGCCGGCGAGGATGCCGCGCACGGTGACGATCTCCTCGCGGATCGGCGAGGCGATCTTCTTGCCGGCGACGATGATGAAGTCGTTGGCCCCGCCGCGGTCGTCGCGATCGAGCGTGAGGAAGCCGGCCTCGCGGTGCCGATACCACGCGATGTTGCCTGCGGGGTCCTGCACGAACAGGTCGAGATCGTCAGGGTGGTTGTCCGGCCAATCCAACGTGATGATGAACTCGGCCTTGGAGTCGATCTTGCCCTCCTTGGCATCCGGCGAGACCGCGAGCAGCGCCAGAAAGAACAGGAACGCGATCACCTGGAGCGCCTTGAACAGCATCACGCCCAGCGGATCGAACGGCTCCTCGCGCGGATAGAGACCGAAATCATCCATCATGACGGCGTCCCGGCGCCTTTGCGCTCAAGCACCGGCGTCACATAGGTCTCGGTCAGCACCACCGCATCCGAGAACACCTGCTGCGTCGCGGCGTCCAGCATGTAATACTGGATGCGCACCAGGATCGAGCCGACGAGGCCCGCCAGCGTGGTGTACATGGCAACTGCCATGCCGTCGCTCATCAACCCCATCGAGGACCGCATCGCCACCTTGTCGGCGGCATCCAGGCCCGCGATCGGTGCCAGCATGATGATGAAGCCGATGATGGTGCCGAGCAGGCCGAGCTTCATCAGCGTGTCCGAGACGAAGGCGCCGAACCCGTTGGAGCCGCGCAGGCGGTCGGCCAGCGTCCGCAGCAGCAGCGTCTGGTCGACTGGCCGGTAGTCCTGCGCGGCGGCCTTGGTCACCAGGCTCTCGATGTGATCGCGCACGAGGCCGCGCGGCAGCGCGGTCCCGCTCGCATCGAGGGCTTTGCTGCCGCCGGCGGCCGAAAGCACCGCGCGGCAGCGCCGCGCCGCCGCGCCCTCGCGCGCGATCGCCCGCGTGCGCAGAAAGCAGTGGCCGCAGGTAAGGACATAGAGCACGGCGATAACGGCCGAAATGTAGGTCCGGTCCGAGCTCAGCATCAGATGGATCAAACCGAAGCGCCACAGCAGGACGACGGCAAAGATCGAGAGCCCGGTGAAGATCATCCAGAACAACAGCGCGCTGCGCTCGGACGGGTCGGCAGCCTGCCTCGAGATCGGTCCAATCGTCATCGAACTCATGCTGCATTGCTCCTGGCTTGCGACGATTGGCCTGTAGGGATCATTGGCCGATTAGATCAAAGCTGCCGCGCCCGGTCCAAAGAGCCATGCCCAATTCGGCTTGGGAAATTTGCCCGAGCTGCCATCGTGCCCAACCCCGCAATTGGCAAGGCGCGGCGGCGTTGTTAGGCTGAGCTTATCAAACGTTGGGGGTGATCGCATGCGCCTCGTGCTTCAGCTCGTTGCCCGTCTGCTGCTCATCGTAGCGCTGTGCCTAGGAGCTGCGACGGTTTGGGCCACGATCGATGCCTACCGCAGTGTCGACCGGGCGACCGCGGCCTCCGCGCAGCGGGTCGCGCAGGCGTTACAGGCATTGTACTGGCGCGAGCTCTTGTTGCGGAGCAGCAGAGCCCGCGAGCATCTCTTGCCGGTTCCGGACTGGCGCACGCTGGAGACGATGAAGCTGATCTCGCCCGGCGTCTGCGTCGAGTTCCAGCCCACCGCGGCATTCGAGAAGCCCCTCTGCGGTCAGAGCGAGGGTCTCGGCAAGACGCCACCGCGCTGGTTCGCATCGATCGTGCCGACTTTCCTCGGCAGCCACGCCGAGGCGGTGCGGCCGGTCAGCCCGCGCGCGGCAGCCGCCGGCACGGTGGTTGCGACACCGGACGGCGCAGCGGCAATCGCGCTCGCCTGGGAGTATATCCTCAACGTGATCGACGTCGCGCTGCTGATGGCGGCGGCAATAGCCCTGCTGGCGTCGCTCGCGATCGCGCACACTTTGGCGCCGGCGCGCGCCATCGTCACCGCACTGCAGCGCATGGCGCGCGGCCAGTACCGCACCAAGCTGCCGCGCTTCCGCTCGATGGAGCTTGCCATGATCGGCAACGCCGTCGATGCGCTCGGCGGCCGGCTGGAGGAAGCGACCGAGCAGCGCGCCGCCCTGACGCGGCGCCTGCTCGAGATCCGCGACGACGAGCGCCGCGCGCTCGCCCGCGAGCTGCACGACGAGTTCGGACAGAATCTCTCCGCCATCCTTGCCTTCGCCAACACCATCGAGACCGCGAGCGCGAAGGACAGGGATAGCGGCATCGCACAGGATGCCCGCATGATCTCGCAGGCGACACATCATCTGATGGCCTCGCTGCGTGATGCGCTAAAGCGACTGCGCCATCCTCTGCCCGAGGAGCTCGGGCTCGAGGCGAGCCTCGTCAACCTCGTCGACAGCTGGCGCTCTCAGAGCGCGGCGCGGCCGACGATCCAGCTCGACCTCAGGGGCGATCTCACACACATCAGCGGCCCGGCGGCCACCACCGCCTATCGCGTGGCGCAGGAGTGCCTGACCAACGCGCTCCGCCACGGCTCGGCCCGCGAGATCTCGCTCAGGATCGAACGGCGTGCCGGCGATGATGACGCGCTGCTGATCCGGATCGAGGACGACGGCGGTGGCGATGCGGAGCGCGTCGCGCAATCGGCCGGCTTCGGCCTCACCGGCATCCGCGAGCGTGTTGCGGCCGCGGGCGGATCGCTGTCGATCCTGCCCGCGAACCGCGGCCTCAGCGTCGCCGCCACCATCCCACTCGCTGCATGAGGCCGACGTGAACGATGTCGCGGCAAGAGGCATCTCCGTGCTGCTGGTCGACGACCACCCGATCGTGCGGCAAGGCTACCGGCGCGTGCTGGAAAGCCAGGGCGATCTTCGTGTCGTCGCGGAAGCCGACAACGCTGCAGACGCCTACACTGCCTTCAAGGCGCATGATCCCGATGTCGTGGTACTCGATATCTCGATGCCCGGCGCGAGCGGACTGGAAGCGATCCGCAACATCCGCGCACGCAGCCAGCGGGCGCGGATTCTCGTCTTCACCATGCATAACGAAGCCGTGCTGGTGAAAGCCGCCTTCGGCGCCGGTGCCTCCGGTTTCGTCACAAAAAGCAGCGAGCCGTCCGCTGTGGTGCGGGCCATTCGCAGCGTCGCGTGCGGCGAGCGCGCCATGAGCGACGATATCGCGCATATTCTGGCCGAGGATAGCCTGTCGCCGACGGGTTCAGTACTTGATCAGTTGGGCGAACGCGAGATCGAAATCCTGCGCCAGTTCGCCGGCGGCGCCACCACCGAGCAGATCGCGGCGCACCTCAATCTCAGTGTGAAAACGGTCCAGAACTACCACTATCTGATCAAGTCGAAGACCGGGGCGCGCACGGACGCCCAACTCGTGCGGCTGGCGGCGACGTGCGGACTCACGAGAATCTAGCAGCAAAGCTGCCGCACTGCGTCGATCCCTGGAGCTTTTCAATCGGCTGAAGGACATTGGAACGGAGTGCATCCGGTTCCGGTTAGTAAGGCAGTCAAGGAGTCACAGGTCATGAGTAAGGGTCATCACAACGCTGTCGACCATCCCCCGATCATCACAGTAGGCGAACTCATCGACGAACTCTGCCGCCTGCCGGATACCGCCGTCGTCCACTTCCGCTGCCCCATGCTCGAACAGGAGCTGACCTTCTATCGCCTCCGCAAGAGGTCAAAGGACGTCGTCGAGATCGCGGTCAATGCCTATCCGGATTGTCCCCCGGTGGTGCCGTCGTCCGAGCCGAACTTTCATGCGCGCAGACGCTCGACGTCCTTGCCATCGGCACACAATGGCGCCGTTCTTCAAAAGGCGCGGAATTGACTGCCAGGCGGTGAAAAACTATCCCGCCTTCAACCCGCGCAGCAGCAGCGCCAGCGTCGCGTCGACGCGCGCAGGGAGATCGGCATCCTTCCATTCGTCGGCATGGGCCGGGTGATGGAAGCGGACAGTCGCATCGAAGATGGCGCGCGCGGTGGCCTTCACGTCATCCACGGCGAACGCACCTTGTTTGCTTCCATCGGTCAGGATCGCCGAGATCTGGTCGGTCAGGGTGTCCTTGTGGCATTTGACGGCAGCGCAGGCCTCGCGCGCCAGCGTCAGATAAGTCTCGAACATCTCGGGGTCGTCGAGCACGCGTGAGCGCTTGGCGGCGAACAGCGTACGCAGCCAGCGGTCGAGCCTGGCAGGCGCCGGGCCCTGCTCCTCCGCGATCGCGCGCAACGGCGCGTCGATGCGGTCGAGCCAGCGCTTGGCAACGGCCTCACGCAGCGAGGCCTTGCTCGGGAAATGGCGGTAGACGCTGCCGTGGCTCACATCGAGCGCACGGGCAACATCAACCACGGTGGCCTTGGCGAGCCCGAAACGCCTGAGTACGTCCTCGGTGACTTCGAGGATCCGCTCCGGCGTCAAGACAACGGCTTCATTCATGCCAGCACCATGTTCCCGTTCAGGGCTCAGTTACTCCGGCACTAAGGCTGCTTCCGAAGCGCCCTGGCCGGTCGTTTCGGAAAGCCTATGCCCTAATGCGGCAGTTTTGCAGCCTGCGCCGCGATCTGGCGCGCCACCAGCAAATTGAGCCAATGCCCAATCACGCCGGTAAAATTGAGGATTTCGGTCGTCATTGTCTAAGTCTCCATTCGTCCGCGGTCCCCGC comes from Bradyrhizobium sp. CCGE-LA001 and encodes:
- a CDS encoding MotA/TolQ/ExbB proton channel family protein, with product MSSMTIGPISRQAADPSERSALLFWMIFTGLSIFAVVLLWRFGLIHLMLSSDRTYISAVIAVLYVLTCGHCFLRTRAIAREGAAARRCRAVLSAAGGSKALDASGTALPRGLVRDHIESLVTKAAAQDYRPVDQTLLLRTLADRLRGSNGFGAFVSDTLMKLGLLGTIIGFIIMLAPIAGLDAADKVAMRSSMGLMSDGMAVAMYTTLAGLVGSILVRIQYYMLDAATQQVFSDAVVLTETYVTPVLERKGAGTPS
- a CDS encoding sensor histidine kinase; the encoded protein is MRLVLQLVARLLLIVALCLGAATVWATIDAYRSVDRATAASAQRVAQALQALYWRELLLRSSRAREHLLPVPDWRTLETMKLISPGVCVEFQPTAAFEKPLCGQSEGLGKTPPRWFASIVPTFLGSHAEAVRPVSPRAAAAGTVVATPDGAAAIALAWEYILNVIDVALLMAAAIALLASLAIAHTLAPARAIVTALQRMARGQYRTKLPRFRSMELAMIGNAVDALGGRLEEATEQRAALTRRLLEIRDDERRALARELHDEFGQNLSAILAFANTIETASAKDRDSGIAQDARMISQATHHLMASLRDALKRLRHPLPEELGLEASLVNLVDSWRSQSAARPTIQLDLRGDLTHISGPAATTAYRVAQECLTNALRHGSAREISLRIERRAGDDDALLIRIEDDGGGDAERVAQSAGFGLTGIRERVAAAGGSLSILPANRGLSVAATIPLAA
- a CDS encoding response regulator, encoding MNDVAARGISVLLVDDHPIVRQGYRRVLESQGDLRVVAEADNAADAYTAFKAHDPDVVVLDISMPGASGLEAIRNIRARSQRARILVFTMHNEAVLVKAAFGAGASGFVTKSSEPSAVVRAIRSVACGERAMSDDIAHILAEDSLSPTGSVLDQLGEREIEILRQFAGGATTEQIAAHLNLSVKTVQNYHYLIKSKTGARTDAQLVRLAATCGLTRI
- a CDS encoding TetR family transcriptional regulator, which encodes MNEAVVLTPERILEVTEDVLRRFGLAKATVVDVARALDVSHGSVYRHFPSKASLREAVAKRWLDRIDAPLRAIAEEQGPAPARLDRWLRTLFAAKRSRVLDDPEMFETYLTLAREACAAVKCHKDTLTDQISAILTDGSKQGAFAVDDVKATARAIFDATVRFHHPAHADEWKDADLPARVDATLALLLRGLKAG